In Heterodontus francisci isolate sHetFra1 chromosome 46, sHetFra1.hap1, whole genome shotgun sequence, a single window of DNA contains:
- the LOC137356938 gene encoding LOW QUALITY PROTEIN: AN1-type zinc finger protein 6-like (The sequence of the model RefSeq protein was modified relative to this genomic sequence to represent the inferred CDS: deleted 1 base in 1 codon), whose amino-acid sequence MAQETKQSQVPMLCPTGCGFYGNPRTNGMCSVCYKEYLQKQNSSERISPPGATASNAPSDPVLVQSTEANSQDPSPVAVAADSSSGSGVSESTSQALQMATSENKEAVKEETLEASSSAADDPQGSQEDSEKSPEKNKKRNRCFLCKKKVGLTGFECRCGNLYCCVHRYSDMHDCHFDYKADAAEKLRKENPMVVGEKLQKI is encoded by the exons ATGGCGCAGGAGACCAAGCAGAGCCAAGTACCTATGTTGTGCCCGACAGGCTGCGGTTTCTATGGAAAC CCCCGCACAAATGGAATGTGTTCCGTCTGCTATAAGGAGTACCTGCAGAAACAGAACAGCAGCGAGCGAATAAGTCCACCGG GAGCCACAGCAAGTAACGCGCCTTCAGATCCAGTGCTAGTTCAGAGTACAGAGGCCAACTCGCAGGACCCATCGCCCGTAGCTGTCGCTGCCGACTCCTCATCGGGATCAGGCGTCTCGGAGAGCACCAG CCAAGCGTTGCAGATGGCCACTTCAGAGAATAAAGAGGCGGTAAAGGAGGAGACGTTGGAAG CTTCCTCATCGGCGGCCGACGATCCGCAGGGATCTCAGGAAGACTCGGAAAAATCTCCGGAGAAGAACAAGAAACGGAATCGATGCTTCTTGTGCAAGAAAAAAGTCGGACTAACGG GATTTGAATGCCGGTGCGGAAACCTGTATTGCTGTGTTCACCGATACTCGGACATGCACGATTGTCATTTCGATTACAAAGCTGACGCAGCAGAGAAACTTCGGAAGGAAAATCCCATGGTCGTCGGAGAGAAGCTGCAGAAGATTTAA